In one Nicotiana sylvestris chromosome 8, ASM39365v2, whole genome shotgun sequence genomic region, the following are encoded:
- the LOC138874982 gene encoding uncharacterized protein produces the protein MTRSSTKELISYDPEIERFIRLHRKEQTSSSQGASCEEMENHEVEDINPLGIPPPVHVEEQFDEVASRLAKRILKDYARPDRFNYESSVRKPPVAANNVEIRTDLIQTIQQSCIFTGDTSEDPYSHLIDFLELVETAKYNGVPPEAIKLRLFSFSLKGDAKTLLRSLPQGSITTWDQMTQKFLNKYFSPAKTTKLRQEISNFLQTDTESVYQAWEILKAMLRKCPQHYFPEHMQLYIFYHGLKPSARNVIDAAAGGSVMGKTTEEALKLLNEVSENAIQWPSERVIIKKVATVNQVDALNTLTQQIVSLAQKFESFQVNTLQSNHSEACDMCRGNHQNYECQATNQTDEQVNVIGYMPYPFGSPMAQKHPEFQWSNPNGAENSQSFQKQQVTDEKMETQNSSLKNLEIQLSQLTALVSEKIQGLLPSNTEKNPKEHLKAITLRSGKEPDEPYAERQEKNQTEQQVDKGKNFEKPSEPSKEKEIKNKEEKISEKMAAPPMTIPFPQKMKREKLDGQFANAIPQNKLPQKLGDPDNFTIPCTLGGIYFEKALCDSGTSINLIPFSICRKLDLGKMKGVGVFLQFLDQSTKKPKGIIENVLVRVDRFVFPVDFIVLEMKECPDEPIILGRPFLATGSAIIDVHQADNFG, from the exons ATGACCCGCTCTTCTACAAAAGAGTTGATCAGTtatgatcctgaaattgaaagatTTATTCGATTGCACAGGAAAGAACAAACATCGTCTTCCCAAGGAGCATCTTGTGAAGAAATGGAAAATCACGAAGTAGAGGACATTAACCCACTTGGGATCCCACCACCAGTCCATGTAGAGGAGCAATTTGATGAAGTGGCGTCAAGGCTAGCAAAAAGAATCCTTAAGGATTATGCTAGACCTGATCGCTTCAACTATGAATCTAGTGTTAGGAAGCCCCCAGTGGCAGCCAACAACGTTGAAATCAGGACCGACTTGATTCAGACAATTCAACAATCTTGTATCTTCACTGGTGATACAAGTGAAGACCCATATAGTCATTTAATTGATTTTCTAGAACTTGTAGAAACTGCTAAGTATAATGGagtacctcctgaagctatcaagttaaggctattttctttttctttaaaaggAGATGCCAAGACTTTGTTGCGAAGTTTGCCTCAAGGGTCCATTACGACATGGGACCAGATGACTCAGaagtttttaaacaaatatttttccccTGCTAAAACAACAAAGTTAAGACAAGAAATATCTAATTTCTTGCAGACTGACACTGAGTCAGTTTATCAAGCTTGGGAAATATTAAAAGCAATGTTAAGAAAATGCCCACAACATTACTTTCCTGAACATATGCAGTTGTACATTTTTTATCACGGGCTAAAACCCTCTGCTAGAAATGTGATAGATGCAGCTGCAGGAGGTTCTGTAATGGGCAAAACCACAGAGGAAGCATTGAAACTATTGAATGAAGTTTCTGAGAACGCTATCCAATGGCCATCTGAGCGTGTAATCATTAAAAAGGTTGCTACGGTAAATCAAGTTGATGCTTTAAATACACTAACGCAGCAGATTGTTTCTTTGGCACAAAAGTTTGAATCTTTTCAGGTGAATACACTACAATCAAACCACTCTGAGGCTTGTGACATGTGCAGAGGAAACCACCAGAACTATGAATGTCAAGCAACTAATCAAACGGATGAACAGGTTAATGTCATCGGTTACATGCCATATCCTTTTGGGAGTCCAATGGCACAGAAGCATCCAGAATTTCAGTGGAGTAACCCAAATGGTGCAGAAAACTCTCAAAGCTTCCAGAAACAACAG GTCACTGATGAAAAGATGGAAACCCAAAATTCATCCctcaaaaatctggaaattcaGTTAAGCCAATTGACAGCTCTTGTGTCAGAAAAGATTCAGGGTCTCTTACCAAGCAATACAGAGAAAAATCCAAAAGAGCACCTTAAGGCCATCACTTTACGGTCAGGTAAGGAACCTGATGAACCTTATGCAGAAAGACAAGAAAAGAACCAGACAGAGCAACAGGTAGACAAGGGTAAGAATTTTGAAAAACCATCTGAACcatcaaaggaaaaagaaataaagaataaggaagaaaaaatttctgaaaaaatgGCTGCCCCACCTATGACAATTCCTTTTCCACAAAAAATGAAACGCGAAAAGCTTGATGGTCAATTTGCAAA TGCTATACCTCAAAATAAGCTACCACAAAAACTTGGTGATCCTGACAATTTTACCATTCCATGCACTTTGGGAGgtatatattttgaaaaagcaCTTTGCGATTCTGGAACTTCAATAAATTTGATACCATTTTCTATCTGTAGAAAATTGGATCTTGGTAAAATGAAGGGCGTAGGTGTTTTTCTTCAGTTTTTAGATCAAAGTACTAAGAAACCTAAGGGAATAATTGAAAATGTGCTTGTAAGAGTAGATAGGTTTGTTTTCCCTGTAGATTTTATAGTACTTGAAATGAAAGAATGTCCTGATGAACCGATAATTTTGGGTAGACCATTTCTTGCTACAGGAAGTGCAATCATAGATGTTCATCAAGCCGATAATTTTGGGTAG